A stretch of the Arthrobacter stackebrandtii genome encodes the following:
- the coaE gene encoding dephospho-CoA kinase, whose amino-acid sequence MLSIGLTGGIAAGKSLLAARFRELGAVLIDADRLARDALAPGTPGLAAVAARFGTETLLPDGSLDRPRLGSIVFGDADARVALNAIVHPIVRAAAAELKAEALRGAGGRAAGGDAAVPGDGGVRSAIVVEDIPLLVETGQGARFHLVVVVQAPEEERVARMVRDRGMSEVEARSRLAAQASDAERAAAADVLIINDSSPEEAVAQLDALWHGRLLPFAANLDAGRPAEPAQARQPGAAGVREGAGGAAATAALAGRIAARLEAAVGGSAEHIGGPAGVGQPGEAESARLLLEVRLKDSSGADDVLPGLASAGWFPAPGSGARPGAGAEPVVLRSADPGLAAAVVVR is encoded by the coding sequence ATGCTTTCCATTGGACTGACCGGCGGCATCGCGGCCGGAAAATCACTGCTGGCCGCCCGGTTCCGCGAGCTCGGGGCCGTGCTGATCGACGCCGACCGGCTGGCCCGCGATGCCTTGGCGCCGGGAACGCCCGGCCTTGCTGCGGTGGCGGCACGCTTCGGCACCGAGACATTGTTGCCCGACGGCTCGCTGGACCGGCCAAGGCTGGGGTCCATCGTGTTTGGTGATGCCGACGCGCGCGTTGCATTGAACGCCATTGTCCACCCGATCGTGCGTGCCGCCGCTGCGGAATTGAAGGCGGAGGCGCTGCGGGGTGCCGGCGGGCGGGCCGCTGGCGGGGACGCTGCCGTGCCGGGGGACGGCGGCGTCCGGTCCGCCATAGTTGTCGAGGACATACCGCTGCTCGTGGAGACGGGGCAAGGTGCCAGGTTCCACCTCGTGGTGGTGGTGCAGGCGCCCGAGGAGGAGCGCGTGGCACGGATGGTGCGGGACCGGGGGATGTCCGAGGTCGAGGCCAGGTCGCGGCTGGCCGCCCAGGCATCCGACGCCGAGCGGGCCGCGGCGGCGGACGTGCTCATCATCAACGACAGCAGCCCGGAGGAGGCTGTCGCCCAGCTGGATGCCCTGTGGCACGGCAGGCTGCTGCCCTTCGCGGCGAACCTGGACGCCGGCCGCCCCGCGGAGCCGGCGCAGGCCCGCCAACCGGGAGCAGCAGGTGTGCGTGAGGGGGCAGGGGGCGCGGCCGCAACTGCGGCCCTGGCAGGGAGAATTGCCGCGCGGCTGGAGGCAGCGGTTGGCGGGTCGGCGGAACACATTGGCGGGCCGGCCGGCGTCGGACAACCGGGGGAGGCGGAGAGTGCCCGGCTGCTGCTGGAAGTCCGGCTCAAGGACTCGTCTGGTGCGGACGATGTACTGCCGGGACTTGCGTCGGCGGGGTGGTTCCCGGCGCCGGGGTCCGGGGCCCGGCCGGGGGCAGGAGCAGAGCCGGTGGTGCTGCGTTCGGCGGATCCGGGCCTGGCTGCAGCCGTTGTGGTGCGCTGA
- a CDS encoding DUF4190 domain-containing protein, whose product MTQNTPENPANQPTPPPAYPSAPAAPQPPAPYGQQPPAYNQGQPGPYGAPAVDPGKTLGIISIILPFVGLGLVGLILGIIGKVKSKKAGFKNTPALVGIIISVVAIIGTIIFGIWLISYISDLSTQILEGCSNGEETVTIAGELVACPATLP is encoded by the coding sequence ATGACTCAGAACACCCCCGAAAACCCGGCCAACCAGCCCACGCCTCCCCCGGCCTACCCGTCCGCACCTGCGGCCCCCCAGCCGCCGGCGCCGTACGGCCAGCAGCCGCCGGCTTACAACCAGGGGCAGCCGGGCCCCTACGGCGCACCCGCCGTTGACCCGGGCAAGACCCTGGGCATCATCTCCATCATCCTGCCCTTCGTGGGCCTGGGCCTGGTGGGCCTGATCCTGGGCATCATCGGCAAGGTGAAGTCGAAGAAGGCCGGCTTCAAGAACACCCCCGCGCTGGTGGGCATCATCATCAGCGTCGTGGCGATCATCGGCACGATCATCTTCGGCATCTGGCTGATCAGCTACATCTCGGACCTGAGCACCCAGATCCTCGAGGGCTGCTCCAACGGTGAAGAGACGGTCACGATTGCCGGGGAACTGGTCGCCTGCCCGGCCACCCTCCCGTAA
- a CDS encoding alpha/beta fold hydrolase, giving the protein MRSSDSWVIRGVRMRDHRFDVPLDHANPSGPTIEVYARELEDARGEAGSLPWLLFLQGGPGGRGNRPAGLSGWLAEATKHFRVLMLDQRGTGLSTPANRQTLPLVGDVSAQADYLSHFRADSIVADAELIRAELGSPAWSLFGQSYGGFCALTYLSFAPEGVKEALVTGGLGPLTGPADQVYQATFARLRSRNAEYFAKYPGDRPLLTRLMRHVASVPEQLPTGERLTPERVQMLGNFFGGNTRFDALHYLLEDAFVPTPDGDRLSDGFLAQVSLLVCRAANPLYALMHESIYVQGEASNWAAARVLRGHPDFHPDAAEPLLTGEAVYPWYFEQDPALVPLNELAGVLAGRTEGWGALYDLDQLARNTVPVAAAVYSDDIYVDRDISTATASQVKNLQVWETADFHHDGIADDGEGIFARLLGMVRA; this is encoded by the coding sequence ATGAGGTCATCGGACTCCTGGGTGATCCGCGGCGTGCGCATGCGCGACCACCGTTTCGATGTCCCCCTGGACCACGCCAACCCGTCCGGCCCCACCATCGAGGTCTATGCCCGCGAGCTCGAAGATGCCCGTGGTGAGGCCGGCTCGCTTCCGTGGCTGCTGTTCCTGCAGGGCGGGCCGGGCGGGCGCGGCAACCGCCCCGCCGGGCTCAGCGGCTGGCTCGCCGAGGCCACCAAGCACTTCCGGGTGCTCATGCTGGACCAGCGCGGCACCGGCCTTTCGACGCCGGCCAACCGCCAGACCCTGCCCCTTGTGGGGGACGTTTCGGCACAGGCCGACTACCTCTCGCACTTCCGGGCCGACAGCATCGTGGCCGATGCCGAGCTCATCCGGGCCGAGCTGGGCTCGCCCGCATGGAGCCTCTTTGGCCAGAGCTATGGCGGCTTTTGCGCCTTGACGTACCTGTCCTTCGCGCCGGAAGGCGTCAAGGAAGCCCTGGTCACCGGGGGCCTGGGCCCGCTCACGGGCCCGGCCGACCAGGTCTACCAGGCTACGTTTGCGCGCCTGCGCAGCCGCAATGCCGAGTACTTTGCCAAGTACCCGGGCGACCGCCCCCTGCTGACCCGCCTGATGCGCCACGTGGCGTCCGTCCCAGAACAGCTGCCCACCGGTGAGCGCCTCACCCCGGAGCGTGTCCAGATGCTGGGCAACTTCTTTGGCGGCAACACCCGGTTCGACGCACTCCACTACCTGCTGGAGGACGCCTTTGTTCCCACGCCCGACGGCGACCGGCTCTCCGACGGCTTCTTGGCGCAGGTGTCCCTGTTGGTCTGCCGCGCGGCAAACCCGCTGTACGCGCTCATGCACGAATCCATCTACGTCCAGGGCGAGGCCAGCAACTGGGCCGCCGCCCGCGTGCTGCGCGGGCACCCCGACTTCCACCCGGATGCTGCCGAGCCGCTGCTGACGGGCGAGGCCGTCTACCCGTGGTACTTCGAGCAGGATCCCGCACTCGTGCCGCTGAACGAACTGGCGGGGGTGCTGGCCGGACGCACCGAGGGCTGGGGCGCACTGTACGACCTCGACCAGCTGGCCCGGAACACCGTGCCCGTGGCCGCCGCCGTCTACAGCGACGACATCTACGTGGACCGGGACATCTCCACCGCCACCGCCTCCCAGGTCAAGAACCTCCAGGTGTGGGAGACGGCCGACTTCCACCACGACGGCATCGCGGACGACGGCGAGGGCATCTTCGCCCGGCTGCTGGGCATGGTCCGGGCGTAA
- a CDS encoding GNAT family N-acetyltransferase, giving the protein MSLLRAAVPADVPAILGMIHDLAVYEKEPDAVKNTVEMLHANLFGDNPQIFAHVVESDTAGEPIVGFALWFLNYSTWEGTHGIYLEDLYVRPEARGGGHGRKLLQKLAQIAVERGYARFEWSVLDWNEPSINFYKSFGAGPMDGWHVYRLDGDALTTFGAPAASHVGVKA; this is encoded by the coding sequence ATGAGTTTGCTACGCGCCGCTGTGCCCGCCGATGTCCCCGCCATCCTTGGCATGATCCACGACCTGGCTGTTTATGAAAAAGAGCCCGACGCCGTCAAGAACACCGTTGAGATGCTGCACGCAAATCTCTTCGGCGACAACCCACAGATCTTTGCCCACGTGGTGGAGTCGGACACCGCAGGCGAGCCCATTGTGGGATTCGCGCTGTGGTTCCTGAACTACTCCACATGGGAGGGCACGCACGGGATCTACCTCGAGGACCTCTACGTGCGGCCCGAGGCCCGCGGCGGCGGCCATGGCAGGAAGTTGCTGCAAAAGCTGGCGCAGATCGCCGTTGAACGCGGCTACGCCCGCTTCGAGTGGAGTGTGCTGGACTGGAACGAACCCTCCATCAACTTCTACAAGTCGTTTGGCGCGGGCCCCATGGACGGCTGGCACGTGTACCGGCTCGACGGCGATGCCCTCACCACATTTGGCGCACCGGCAGCAAGCCACGTTGGGGTCAAGGCATGA
- a CDS encoding VOC family protein — protein sequence MSNPVNYFEIGTPDPAAAGAFYSGMFDWPVGPPSDAAYSMVDGDHGGLWDTSAMGGGSWAIFYVQVDDVAASLARAVELGATVAVPLVDNGAIEFAHLLDPQGSRFGIWRPKAP from the coding sequence ATGTCCAACCCCGTGAACTATTTCGAAATCGGCACGCCGGATCCGGCAGCCGCCGGTGCCTTCTACTCGGGCATGTTCGACTGGCCTGTGGGCCCGCCGTCGGATGCCGCCTACAGCATGGTCGACGGCGACCACGGCGGGCTGTGGGACACCTCCGCCATGGGCGGGGGCAGCTGGGCCATCTTCTATGTCCAGGTGGACGATGTTGCCGCAAGCCTGGCCAGGGCGGTGGAACTTGGTGCCACCGTCGCTGTGCCGCTCGTGGACAACGGCGCCATTGAATTCGCGCACCTTCTCGATCCGCAGGGCAGCCGCTTCGGCATCTGGCGCCCCAAGGCACCCTAG
- the uvrB gene encoding excinuclease ABC subunit UvrB has product MSLAQEINRVVAPFEVISEFQPAGDQPAAIKELTERINAGEKDVVLLGATGTGKSATTAWLIEQVQRPTLVLVQNKTLAAQLANEFRELLPNNAVEYFVSYYDYYQPEAYVPQSDTFIEKDSSVNEEVERLRHSATNALLTRRDVIVVATVSCIYGLGTPEEYVAGMVTLTRGDQMNRDDLLRKFVSMQYTRNDIDFHRGTFRVRGDTVEIIPMYEEQAIRVEFFGDEIENIYTLHPLTGEIIREENEMYVFPASHYVAGPERMARAVKQIEDELAARTKELESQNKLLEAQRLRMRTTYDLEMMEQMGFCNGIENYSRHIDGREQGSAPHCLLDYFPDDFLLVIDESHVTVPQIGAMYEGDMSRKRTLVDHGFRLPSAMDNRPLKWDEFLERIGQTVYLSATPGKYELGVSDGYVQQIIRPTGLIDPEIIVKPSQDQINDLLGEIRKRTAKNERILVTTLTKRMAEDLTDYLLGNNIKVQYLHSDVDTLRRVELLRELRMGVFDVLVGINLLREGLDLPEVSLVSILDADKEGFLRSGTSLIQTIGRAARNVSGEVHMYADRVTASMQFAIDETNRRREIQVSYNKQHGIDPQPLRKKIADITDQLAREDADTAALLEEARLKREGAAKGTKKKASDGASLPAAALITLIEELTAQMHAAAAELHFELAARLRDEVGDLKKELRQMREAGHA; this is encoded by the coding sequence ATGAGTCTTGCACAGGAGATCAACCGCGTTGTGGCCCCCTTCGAAGTCATCAGCGAATTCCAGCCGGCCGGCGACCAGCCCGCCGCGATCAAGGAGCTGACGGAACGCATCAACGCGGGGGAGAAGGACGTGGTCCTCCTGGGTGCCACGGGAACGGGCAAGTCGGCCACGACGGCGTGGCTGATCGAGCAGGTGCAGCGCCCCACGCTTGTACTGGTGCAAAACAAGACGCTGGCCGCGCAGCTGGCCAACGAGTTCCGCGAATTGCTGCCCAACAATGCCGTCGAGTACTTTGTCTCCTACTACGACTACTACCAGCCCGAGGCGTACGTGCCGCAGTCGGATACGTTCATCGAGAAGGACTCTTCCGTCAACGAGGAAGTGGAACGCCTGCGGCACTCGGCCACGAACGCGCTGCTGACCCGGCGCGACGTCATCGTCGTCGCCACGGTGTCCTGCATCTACGGCCTCGGCACGCCGGAAGAGTACGTGGCCGGCATGGTGACACTGACCCGCGGGGACCAGATGAACCGCGACGACCTGCTGCGCAAGTTCGTCAGCATGCAGTACACCCGCAACGACATCGACTTCCACCGCGGCACCTTCCGTGTGCGCGGTGACACCGTGGAGATCATTCCGATGTACGAGGAACAGGCCATCAGGGTCGAGTTCTTTGGCGACGAGATCGAGAACATCTACACCCTGCACCCGCTGACCGGCGAGATCATCCGCGAGGAAAACGAGATGTACGTCTTCCCTGCCTCGCACTATGTTGCCGGGCCGGAACGCATGGCGCGTGCCGTGAAGCAGATCGAGGACGAGCTGGCCGCCCGCACCAAGGAGCTGGAGAGCCAGAACAAGCTGCTTGAAGCCCAGCGGCTGCGCATGCGCACCACCTATGACCTGGAAATGATGGAGCAGATGGGCTTCTGCAACGGCATCGAAAACTACTCACGCCACATTGACGGGCGCGAGCAGGGCAGCGCGCCGCACTGCCTGCTCGACTACTTCCCGGACGACTTCCTGCTTGTCATCGACGAATCCCACGTGACAGTGCCGCAGATCGGTGCCATGTACGAAGGCGACATGTCCCGCAAGCGCACCCTCGTGGACCACGGCTTCCGCCTGCCCTCCGCCATGGACAACCGGCCGCTGAAGTGGGATGAGTTCCTGGAACGCATCGGCCAGACCGTCTACCTGTCGGCGACGCCGGGCAAGTACGAGCTGGGCGTGTCCGACGGCTATGTCCAGCAGATCATCCGCCCCACCGGCCTGATCGACCCGGAAATCATCGTCAAGCCCTCGCAGGACCAGATCAACGACCTCCTGGGCGAGATCCGCAAGCGCACGGCGAAGAACGAACGCATCCTTGTCACCACCCTCACCAAGCGCATGGCCGAGGACCTCACCGACTACCTGCTCGGCAACAACATCAAGGTCCAGTACCTGCACTCGGACGTGGACACGCTGCGCCGCGTGGAACTGCTGCGCGAGCTGCGCATGGGCGTCTTCGACGTGCTGGTGGGCATCAACCTGCTGCGTGAAGGGCTAGACCTGCCCGAGGTGTCCCTTGTCAGCATCCTCGATGCCGACAAGGAGGGCTTCCTGCGTTCGGGGACCTCGCTGATCCAGACAATCGGGCGCGCAGCCCGCAACGTCTCCGGCGAGGTGCACATGTATGCGGACAGGGTCACCGCCTCCATGCAGTTCGCCATCGACGAGACCAACCGGCGCCGCGAAATCCAGGTCAGCTACAACAAGCAACACGGCATCGACCCGCAGCCGCTGCGCAAGAAAATTGCCGACATCACCGACCAGCTGGCACGCGAGGACGCCGACACCGCGGCCCTGCTGGAGGAAGCCCGGCTCAAGCGCGAAGGCGCCGCCAAGGGGACCAAGAAGAAGGCGTCCGACGGCGCATCCCTCCCGGCTGCTGCCCTCATCACCCTCATTGAGGAGCTCACCGCACAGATGCACGCCGCCGCCGCGGAACTGCACTTTGAGCTTGCGGCCAGGCTCCGCGACGAGGTGGGCGACCTGAAGAAGGAACTTCGGCAAATGCGCGAAGCAGGCCACGCGTAG
- a CDS encoding FAD-binding oxidoreductase, with translation MSLKDIPAPRQGAADLGGLAAALGGTLIEAGDGGYDAARAVYNGMIDRRPLAIARCADASDVAACVLFATANGLEIAVRGGGHNAGGFGVWDGALVIDLSLLRSIDVDAAGHTVRVGGGCTWGEVDAATVPYGMATPSGFMASTGVGGLALGGGVGYLSRRYGLTVDSLLSADVVLADGTLVTADADSHPDLFWGLRGGGGNFGVVVSFRFACHDVGENGTIVGGPVLYDLDDAPEVMRWYREVLPTLPEELSGWIGLLTIPPAAPFPEELWGRKSCAIVWCYTGPADKADAATEPVRDFGSPLLVGLAPMPFSALQSAFDALYPAGLQWYWKADMFKDISDAAIDVHAKYGVLLPTGHSTMHLYPIDGAAMRVDAAATAFPYRGGGWAGTIVGVDPDPANAAAITEWARKYWEELHPTSAGGVYVNFLGEEGDARVRSAYGDNYARLARVKAHYDPDNVFHINQNIPPAA, from the coding sequence ATGTCACTGAAGGATATTCCGGCCCCGCGCCAAGGGGCTGCAGATCTTGGCGGACTCGCCGCCGCCCTTGGCGGCACGCTCATCGAAGCCGGTGACGGCGGCTATGACGCTGCCCGCGCCGTGTACAACGGCATGATCGACAGGCGGCCGCTCGCCATCGCCCGCTGTGCAGACGCCTCCGATGTCGCCGCCTGCGTCCTTTTCGCAACCGCCAACGGACTCGAAATTGCCGTGCGCGGGGGCGGCCACAACGCCGGCGGTTTTGGCGTGTGGGACGGGGCGCTTGTCATCGACCTCTCCCTCCTGCGCAGCATTGACGTGGACGCCGCCGGACACACCGTCAGGGTTGGCGGCGGCTGTACGTGGGGTGAAGTGGACGCCGCCACCGTGCCGTACGGCATGGCAACACCATCCGGGTTCATGGCGTCCACAGGCGTTGGCGGACTGGCCCTGGGCGGCGGCGTCGGCTACCTGTCACGCCGGTACGGGCTGACGGTTGACAGCCTGCTCAGCGCCGATGTCGTGCTGGCCGACGGAACCCTCGTAACGGCAGACGCCGACAGCCACCCTGACCTGTTCTGGGGGCTGCGCGGCGGCGGAGGCAATTTCGGTGTGGTGGTGTCGTTCCGCTTCGCCTGCCACGACGTGGGTGAGAACGGGACCATTGTGGGTGGGCCGGTTTTGTACGACCTGGACGATGCACCAGAGGTGATGCGGTGGTACCGGGAGGTGCTGCCCACCCTTCCGGAGGAGCTCAGCGGCTGGATCGGCCTGCTCACCATTCCGCCGGCGGCACCGTTCCCGGAGGAACTGTGGGGGCGGAAGTCATGTGCCATTGTCTGGTGCTACACAGGCCCTGCCGACAAGGCCGACGCCGCCACGGAGCCCGTGCGCGACTTCGGTTCACCGCTCCTGGTGGGCCTTGCCCCCATGCCGTTCTCCGCCCTGCAGTCGGCCTTCGATGCGCTGTACCCCGCCGGGCTCCAGTGGTACTGGAAAGCCGACATGTTCAAGGACATCAGCGACGCCGCGATCGATGTCCATGCCAAGTACGGGGTACTGCTGCCCACCGGGCATTCGACCATGCACCTGTACCCCATTGACGGGGCGGCCATGCGTGTCGACGCCGCTGCGACAGCCTTTCCCTATCGCGGCGGCGGATGGGCAGGAACCATTGTCGGTGTCGACCCGGATCCGGCCAACGCGGCCGCCATCACGGAGTGGGCCAGGAAGTACTGGGAGGAGCTGCACCCGACATCGGCCGGCGGGGTGTACGTGAACTTTCTCGGTGAGGAGGGCGACGCCCGGGTGCGCAGCGCCTACGGGGACAATTACGCCCGGCTGGCCCGGGTCAAGGCCCACTACGACCCGGACAACGTCTTCCACATCAACCAGAACATTCCGCCGGCGGCCTGA
- a CDS encoding ATP-binding protein — translation MLRLYFLGEQRVSHEAETGAPSLVSGRALEVLAFLVVNAGRPQERGKLAGLFWPGSADRQARTNLRRELHGLRQLPDVAGCIHLDGTALVWREGLGCASDVHDFRFLASLAARSGAGGEQDGLLRHGRDAMEAYAGELLPGLHSEWVLAARESMHRGCVELCDQVAAAATGVDPELAQAAARRRLQLEPLEEAGYQKLMELQTAAGDISAAVRTFHRCSAALEQELGVEPGPRTRALARDLLGRVPDERPAGGRDAMTLLPGVRSSNRPVGRESQLSLLQARWERACAGNPGLVVVTGDAGVGKTRLLAALMDTVADGNATTAYARCFDGAGSAPLSPVSTWLENAPFHLFDGAEGPHHAVVRMHAGPESPETSGPANGRHWAGAALAGAWRRRHFHEELVRAVLASARPALLVLDDLQWCDEETLDWLSVLFGTAPDSPVLVVAAARTEGPAAETRTPDALNALRNGGWVQQWVLAPLDAAHAAELAASILGREISGSEAALLHAATGGYPLHVAETARGMGGATMAEVLAGGADGAGVLRRRFDQCSTDARSAASLAAAFGRGFSLGTLAAAWPGSEQSLVWAVDELWRLRILREQHGGYDFSHDLLRDCAYALVSPPQRWQLHQALARALEARNSVNLDPVAAQLAEQWRSAGEADKAVHYFVRAGNAAMRIFANARAVAHYQAALNLLAGQDHGGDGAERELEVLLHLPQPLTALRGYASPQLHATLERITELAADAGRPRVAASAFLGLFAVAFVQGRTQQAHALAGRALLLAGDLPVLAGQAHFAIAGAATSLGRIDEALGHFSLALDSAPDEQSYILGTRIEVHARAWDAHAHWLAGDDGGALVLARESVDRATRAGHPYSLAVALAFRAVLFQMRMDPSGGAPGERARLGVLARELEELCARRSFAYYGDWGTILRGWAAGGMDGVEVIRGGIARLQASQAFARMPYWHSLLAQALAACGRHKEAAAVLDGAESAAVQRDDLWWLPEILRQQALLAGPAAAGSLLDRAGRLAVAQQGHMLADRVRQTAANAGRTPGF, via the coding sequence GTGTTGCGGCTCTACTTCTTGGGGGAGCAGCGGGTCAGTCACGAGGCGGAGACTGGGGCCCCGTCCCTTGTCTCTGGCCGCGCACTGGAGGTGCTGGCCTTCCTGGTGGTGAATGCCGGTCGGCCCCAGGAGCGGGGGAAGCTGGCCGGGCTGTTCTGGCCGGGGTCGGCGGACCGGCAGGCCCGGACCAACCTGCGCAGGGAATTGCACGGCCTGCGCCAACTCCCCGACGTTGCCGGCTGCATCCACCTGGACGGCACCGCCCTGGTCTGGCGTGAGGGTTTAGGGTGCGCCTCCGACGTGCATGACTTTCGCTTCCTCGCCAGCCTGGCCGCCCGGTCTGGCGCGGGCGGTGAGCAGGATGGACTTTTGCGCCATGGCCGCGATGCCATGGAGGCCTATGCGGGGGAGCTGCTGCCGGGCCTTCACTCCGAGTGGGTGCTGGCCGCCCGGGAGTCGATGCACCGTGGGTGCGTGGAGCTGTGCGACCAGGTGGCCGCTGCTGCGACAGGCGTCGATCCGGAGCTGGCCCAGGCGGCCGCCCGCCGGCGCCTGCAGCTGGAACCGCTCGAAGAAGCAGGCTATCAAAAGCTCATGGAGCTGCAGACGGCCGCCGGCGACATCTCCGCGGCCGTGCGGACCTTCCACCGGTGCTCCGCCGCACTGGAACAGGAGCTGGGCGTGGAGCCCGGGCCGCGGACTCGCGCACTGGCACGCGACCTCCTGGGCCGTGTCCCCGATGAGCGGCCTGCGGGCGGCCGCGACGCCATGACGCTCCTTCCGGGCGTCCGTTCGTCAAACCGGCCCGTTGGCAGGGAAAGCCAACTCTCACTGCTGCAGGCGCGTTGGGAACGGGCCTGCGCCGGCAACCCGGGCCTGGTTGTTGTCACGGGTGACGCCGGGGTGGGCAAGACCCGGCTGCTGGCCGCTCTCATGGACACAGTGGCGGACGGAAATGCCACAACTGCCTACGCCCGCTGCTTCGACGGGGCTGGCAGTGCCCCGTTGTCCCCGGTATCCACCTGGCTGGAGAATGCCCCCTTCCACCTGTTCGACGGCGCCGAAGGCCCCCACCATGCCGTTGTCAGGATGCATGCCGGACCGGAATCCCCGGAAACTTCCGGTCCGGCCAATGGCCGCCACTGGGCAGGGGCAGCCCTGGCCGGGGCCTGGCGGCGCCGGCACTTCCACGAGGAACTGGTGCGGGCCGTCCTGGCGTCGGCGCGCCCCGCACTTCTGGTGCTGGATGACCTGCAATGGTGTGATGAGGAAACCCTGGATTGGCTGTCGGTGCTTTTCGGGACTGCCCCGGATTCACCGGTGTTGGTGGTCGCCGCGGCCCGGACCGAAGGCCCTGCAGCCGAAACCCGCACGCCTGACGCCCTCAACGCGCTGCGCAACGGCGGATGGGTCCAGCAGTGGGTGCTGGCGCCCCTCGACGCAGCCCATGCAGCGGAACTGGCTGCCTCCATCCTCGGGCGGGAGATCTCCGGCAGTGAGGCTGCACTGCTGCATGCAGCAACAGGGGGATATCCGCTCCACGTTGCTGAGACCGCACGCGGCATGGGCGGAGCCACGATGGCCGAGGTATTGGCTGGCGGTGCAGACGGGGCGGGAGTGCTGCGCCGCCGCTTTGACCAATGTTCAACCGATGCCCGTTCCGCCGCATCCCTGGCGGCGGCGTTTGGCCGGGGGTTCAGCCTGGGCACGCTGGCGGCGGCCTGGCCGGGCAGTGAACAGTCCCTGGTGTGGGCCGTCGATGAGCTGTGGCGCCTGCGCATCTTGAGAGAGCAGCACGGCGGCTACGACTTCAGCCACGACCTGCTGCGCGACTGCGCCTACGCGCTTGTGTCGCCGCCGCAGCGCTGGCAGCTCCACCAGGCCCTCGCCCGGGCCCTGGAAGCCCGGAACTCCGTCAACCTTGACCCCGTGGCGGCCCAGCTGGCCGAGCAGTGGCGCAGCGCAGGCGAAGCCGACAAAGCGGTGCACTATTTTGTGCGGGCCGGGAATGCGGCAATGCGCATCTTCGCCAATGCCCGCGCCGTGGCGCACTACCAGGCCGCCCTGAACCTGCTCGCCGGGCAGGACCACGGCGGAGATGGTGCCGAACGGGAACTGGAGGTGCTGCTGCACCTGCCCCAGCCACTCACGGCCCTGCGCGGCTATGCGTCCCCCCAACTGCACGCCACCCTTGAACGCATCACCGAGCTGGCAGCGGATGCGGGCCGTCCCCGCGTGGCTGCCTCCGCATTTCTCGGGCTCTTCGCTGTGGCGTTTGTGCAGGGCCGGACGCAGCAGGCCCATGCCCTGGCCGGCCGGGCACTGCTGCTGGCGGGGGACCTGCCCGTGCTTGCCGGCCAGGCACATTTTGCCATTGCAGGCGCCGCGACAAGCCTTGGCCGAATCGACGAAGCCCTGGGGCATTTCTCGCTCGCCCTGGACAGCGCCCCCGATGAACAGTCCTACATCCTGGGCACCCGTATCGAGGTGCACGCCCGGGCCTGGGATGCCCATGCGCACTGGCTCGCAGGCGACGACGGCGGCGCACTTGTCCTGGCACGTGAAAGTGTGGACCGGGCCACGAGGGCGGGGCACCCCTACAGCCTGGCTGTCGCACTGGCCTTCCGTGCCGTGCTGTTCCAGATGCGCATGGATCCATCGGGCGGGGCACCCGGGGAGCGGGCACGCCTTGGAGTGCTTGCCAGGGAGCTGGAAGAACTGTGTGCGCGCCGGAGCTTCGCCTACTACGGAGATTGGGGAACCATCCTGCGGGGTTGGGCTGCCGGCGGGATGGACGGCGTTGAAGTGATCCGTGGCGGCATCGCCAGGCTGCAGGCGTCCCAGGCCTTCGCCCGCATGCCGTACTGGCACAGCCTTCTGGCCCAGGCACTGGCCGCGTGCGGACGGCACAAGGAGGCGGCTGCCGTTCTGGACGGTGCGGAATCGGCCGCAGTCCAGCGGGACGACCTGTGGTGGCTGCCGGAGATCCTGCGCCAGCAGGCACTCCTTGCCGGTCCGGCTGCGGCCGGCAGCCTGCTGGACCGTGCCGGGCGGCTGGCCGTGGCACAGCAGGGCCACATGCTGGCAGACCGGGTGCGCCAGACGGCGGCGAACGCGGGGCGAACGCCTGGGTTCTAG